A genomic region of Bactrocera dorsalis isolate Fly_Bdor chromosome 3, ASM2337382v1, whole genome shotgun sequence contains the following coding sequences:
- the LOC115066446 gene encoding uncharacterized protein LOC115066446, with the protein MTSMTSKLLIILVMQVFFYHSHAAFFKMTKMECKNIDKTLLRLNVCRLKAVKRDVTEATIRVHLQRPVDNCDLHVELLRKYTTYQPFFINKTFDACEFLRTRKNAVYFDILFKLLANYTNANHTCPYDVGRIHSRALQTVSQQFDAAAANR; encoded by the exons ATGACGAGCATGACTAGCAAACTTCTAATAATTTTAGTTATGCAGGTATTTTTCTACCACAGt CATGCAGCTTTCTTCAAAATGACCAAAATGGAATGTAAGAATATCGATAAAACCTTACTTCGGCTGAATGTGTGTCGCCTGAAGGCGGTAAAACGAGACGTTACCGAGGCGACCATTCGCGTGCACTTACAAAGACCAGTTGACAATTGCGAT TTGCATGTGGAACTGCTGCGCAAGTATACCACATATCAGCCCTTCTTTATCAACAAAACGTTTGATGCGTGCGAGTTTTTGAGGACACGGAAAAATGCTGTTTATTTCGACATACTATTCAAACTGCTGGCGAATTACACGAACGCCAATCACACGTGTCCTTATGATGTCg GGAGAATTCATAGTCGAGCGCTTCAGACCGTTTCACAACAATTTGATGCTGCCGCTGCCAACCGGTGA